cACACCGCAGCAGACTGCTAACCGAGCGGTGCTCCCTCCTCAGGGGAGGGAAGGATGAGGACGCAGGAGGAGAGCGGAACGGGGCGCCGGGGAGCACCCTCCGGCTGACCTCCCCACTGGCGCGCAGCTCTGCACCCACCTTCGCCAGAGGGACGGGCCCTCGCAAGGCGCGCTGGAAGGCTGGAGGCCCCGGGCGAGGCCGCTGCCGGCCACGGCCCGGGCCAGGCGGACCAAGCAGCCCTTCCCCCTCAGCCGTCAGCGCCTCAGCGACCCCGCCTCACCCCACTCCGCCGGCGGGGCCGTGCTCGtccccccagccgcccccagcCCGTCGCGCTCACCTCagcgccctccccggccccgcccctgtCGCGTCAGCCCGCCTGCGGGCGGTGCCGACGGGGCACGGGGCGCATGCGCAACGCCCGCCCCTCGCCTCCGCCCGGCCGGGGAGCCGAGCGGGCGGCACcggctgcctcccccagccccggcagcagcgCGCATGCGCCGGGCTAGCCGGCGGTCCCTCAGCACCGCCCGGGCCGGCCGGGTGGGTCGGTGGCGCGGCCCCGGGGAAGGCTGCGCTCGGCGGAGCCGCCGGTGTCGTTCCCGGTGCGGACAGCGCGGCCCCGCTGGGCCACGAGCCTCGGCCGCCTCGTGCCACGTCCCCTGCTGAGGCACTCCACGGGCGGGAAGGCGCCGCCAGCCGCCGCGCCCTGCAGCGCGGTGAGCGGCCCCTCGTCACAGCACTGCGGCAGCACcagctttttggtttggtttagaaAGAGGCTAGAAATGCAACGCCTTTTCAGAACAGctctataatatttttttttcccctgtcagacGAGATGTGTAAAGGAAGTGGTTACTGATACACACTTAAACTTCTAGGTTAATTTATTCTCAGTACCTGTTCTTTGGTACAGGTATTGGTAAAGCTGGAAAATGCACAGAAGTATTTTCCCAGTGAAAAGACCAATTAATTAAAACAGCTGTACAGCACAGAAAAAGCCTTGCTAACACTGCTCTACTGCATCAGTGCAAATGCTACTGGCAAAAACTCTTGCGATATAAATGTTCACCGATACCTTAATTTTGTTGTAACTCACTGTCCTAAGCTGTAATTTAATGTATTTGAAGAGACTTCAAGGTGTGCTGAACTCATGAAAACATTCGGTGCttgccaaagaaacaaaaaaggcaagCTAAACATTCTTCCAGGTCTGAAACTATCACAAGCTCATTTCTTAAAGATGCACCCGTGGCACACCTCAAGCAACTTACTCATTCGTTAAAAAGCACCAGTCTCTAAGATCTGCATTAGATTACAACCACCATCTTTGCAAATGACTACTGAAATGCTAGCActaataaaaactttaaaaaatacaaatctctTACTACCATCTTTAAAGATTTGTACAGAACATGTGAATAGGAAAACATTTTATATATGTTAAAATGGAAgtcattttttcagtttgttcagcGTAACCAGGTGGTATTCAGTTGCGTTTGGTTTTTTATGCTTGTGTCCATTTTCAAAACTTCTCGAATCGCCATCGTAGCGTAAGTGGATGGGGGAAGGGAGAACTCCATCTTTAGTGCCCTGAATTTACCATCTATCACAAGGGGTAAGAGGAGACACAAACAAGAAAACGTTGGTAAGGGCATGAAGTCATGCTTATTCTGGAGGCCATCTAAACTGGACTAAAATTTTCCACGACCAACCCCCCAACCCAtaaagcaaaaccaccaccaccaccaccaccacactgcAATTTACAATCCACAGTGGAATTTCATAAAACAActtctttttaacattttctctcagcagtaagtggtgttttggggttttcttctttttaaagcaaaataaactttTGTTCGTTAAAAACTGAATTCACTCTTCGCTGCTTCTGGAAAACAGTGTCAGAATTCAGATTTCACAGACATTTATTGCCAAGCATTTACTTGATTTTACATATGTCTGTAAGAAAATACAGACTGCTGGAAGAATTGCTCGCACTCTTGAGAAATAAGGGTCCTTATTTAGACACCTAACTTTGGATATTTTAAATACCATTGCTTAACAGTCTAGTTAAATGAAAGCTCTTCCTTAAAAGCGCTTTCACTCTGTATGTAGCAGTTCAAAGTAACAGTGAGATGAAACTTCTTTTCTGCAAACATCAGCAGAAAAATCAACTTACCTGTAGGAAGAACTGGTAATGGTTTTCCTTCCAGCTTATCCAAATCCGTAGTAAATAATGGGATTCTGGGATCGTCATATGCAACAACCTCCCTTCATAATATACATCAGATTTgtaaattattaattatttagactaaaattatatatattataaatttatataaaataatatttttattatataataCTATTATTATTCAAATTTGGCAGTTACAACTGGAATGGAATTTCTAATAAGGTAAGGCGGCATTTATGGTGCAATAACTGATAAAGCTTTATATAGAAGACTTGCCTCTGTTTAATGAAGattgtaaaaaaaataagaaaaaaagtgagAAGTTTCTTTGTGTAACTCATCTGTTTTCCCTCACGGACTGTCAGGATTTCCAGCTATACAACAAATATAGTTTATGAAATTATGGGAAGAATGGTGTCAACTTGAAGAATACTTGGGGGGAGGAAGCCTTCATTTTGAAGAAAGCCATctaaacttctttgaaaaggctTAAATACATATTCTACTCTTTCTGCCATTCATTTAACAGAAATCATTCCATATATAATGACAAGGCTGGGAAAATTAACTGGGAAGTAGATAAACTTTAAACATCAGCACTAATTAAAATAAAGtgtaaatgtttgtattttttgtctCCCCTTCTAAACcctgtatatttttttctatgCATCAGTGATCAAGTCTTTCTGCAGGTTTGTACAGTAACCTGTTTAATAGGTAATTCTTCCGTTGCCGTGACAACTAGGTTGTATCTCTAACAACAGGGATTTAGTAGGTTTAAGTGATACAAATCTTTCTAAATGACAGATCGGTTACTGGAGATCAACTTTCTCATAGCAAGACTACAACAAAACcctgtttttattattatctatCATAGTTTTAACATAAGTAATTATCTATGCAGTGTTGAGACAAGCCCTTGCAAGGAGTGTTAACAACTAGACAGATGTCTCTGACACTCGTGCATCACAGAACCAAGGGCCCAGGGAAGACGTAAGGCTATGGTTCAACTTCAGCGGCACAATAAACAGGAAGGAAATGCAGAGAGATTCCTCCCTCCCTGTGCTTCAGTCTACATGTACATCCCATGGGCTCATCTAATGGTTCTTGTATTCAGTCATCCCATGTACACTCCATGCTGTCAATTCAAGGGTAATTTCCTTTATCCTCCTACTTACCAACTGACATTCTGAGGCCGAATAATAATCTTTCTGTAAGCTCCAGAAAGTGAGTAATCTCTAATCTTATGCCTCATGTTGTTGATATCAAGATTGTCAGCCACTAGCATTTCCTTGTAGGCCTCACCAACTGCAAGAGAGGAAAGTATTTAATAGAGCGTGGTGCAGCCAACTGAAACAGCCCGTTTTCACGGGATCATTCCTTGCCTTAGATTTAGTACTTTTCAACATATATGGGATATTACACAGTAGTTTAAAATTACTTCTGGTAAATCTTGTTACCTACAATGTTTGTTTCTACAACCTGATTAGTAGAGGCAGTAGCCAAGAAAGAATCTTAGCAAAtcaaaatttcagctgaaaacaCAATTTACAAAATATTCTATTGACATTTCACTGACTTCTCATACATGCTTTCCAATTACCTGAACTACACCAGACTAATCTCAAGTACATGGAGGAAGAAAAATTGGGTCAGACTACCCATTGCTCTCTCTTTGAAAAAGCAGCAGAGTGAAATGATTGAAGAGAGCCCTCTGAAGAAATTATTTGGTACAGACCTTTGAGTACACTGCCCACAGAAGGAGTAATTCTGTTACAGTTTTGTATCCTTAACTAAgggtgtgtgcatgcacacctGGGGAAGACAGGGAAGGCAATGGAAACAGAAGAATATACTGCAGCTAAAATGCTGTCTGGTGCCTTTAATTTGCAGTGCAACTGCCAGCATCACTTCACGCAGTTGGGAATTTTAAACAGGAATAAGTTACGCTTACTGTGGGCAAATCCCAGTATAAATATATTGATCGTAAAAAATTGCAGCTTTTCTTTCCAGTCTTTTAACTCAATGTGGTTCAGTGCCACGCCTCATCATAAACAGATCTCTACCTTCCAGGTGTTTCAGAGATGGATGATAAATGGGATCCTAGCTCTAGGACTTAGCTCTGATAGGCAGAGGGTCTCAAGAGACCTGACTGGTCTTCTACGGACAACCAAGACAAGAGCAGTTCAAGCAAATATTGAGGAAAACAAGCATACGTACTGGGAGACTCATTTGGCTAAGCAGGGAAATCATGACTAAGCTCGTATGCAAGGACACATACAGTAGGTAAAAGCTAGGGCCAGCTACGAAGGAGGAATATACAAACATCCCAGGATATGTACGGATGGtgtcaggaaagccaaagctcagctaGAGTTGAAATTAGCAAAAGACATCAAGAGCAACAAGAGTTGAACTGCAGCGTCAGGAATAAAAGAATACAACGAGGAAAATGTTGGCCTGCTGCTAAACGGGGCAGCTGGTCTAATGACAGACATTAGGCTGATGGTCTCAGTGCCTCCTTTGCCCAGTCTTGACCAGCAAGGTCTCCTACGTTCCTAGAGGCGATGTTAAGGAAACAGAGGGACCACCAGTAGTGGAATAAGATACAAGCTGAGTAAGCTGGCTCATGTCTTGGTAAAGCTTTGCTCTATCACCTCTGAAAGACTGTGGAGATCAGGGGAGGCCCCCGGTGACTGCGGAAAACTAAGTGTTGCACCcatcttcagaaagggcaagaaggatgatCTAGGGAATTACAGACCACTCAGACTCACTCCAGTCTGTGGGAAAAGTAATGGAGCTAATCCTCTTGGAACATGTTTCTGGGCACACAGTGAGAGTAATAATGAGCATGGTTTTaccaaaggggaagaaaaaaataaacaaaaaagccaccaACATTACTGCCTTCTATGATGAAATTACTACATCTGTGGATaaggggagagcaggggctgctgcctgcatgCAACATATTTGACATGTTCCCACAGCATCCTTGCATCCAAGGTTAGAACATTACAGTGGGTGGACTGCTAGTTGGGTAAAGAACTGTCTGGCTTATCGTCTCAAAGGATGGTCAACACTGGTTTGACCTCTGCCTAGAAGCTGGTTACAAGCAGAGTTCCTCAAGGAACAGGGATGTGTCCTGTTAAATACCTTTAACAGCATACAtggaggagaagctggaattCACCCCAAACAAAATCAAGCTGAGGTGGCAGTCAATACAGCCAAGGGCAggactgccattcagagggacctaggCAGGCTAGAGGAACGGTCcaagaggaacctcatgaaattcagcaaggacaaCGTGCCATACCTGAGAGTGATTAACTGCTTGCAATGGAACAGGCTAGGGAGCAACTCTGCTGACGGTCACCTGGGACTTCCAGTGGAAACGAGACTTAGAGCACCCTGCCAGCAGCAAAAGCTAATAACAACAGGAGCTTAACCATAGCTACGCCAAGAACAATGCCCTTTACTGGGCTCTCATGAGACTGCACTGGGAATACTGTCCAATACAAAGTAGATGCTGATAAACTTGAATGAGTCCAGTGGAGGACCACCCCAATGGCCAGGGGTTGTAGCACATGGCCTGTGGGGAGagcctgagagagctgggcttctttagcttAGAGAAGACTTAGAGGAGAACTTAGAGACTATTTGTTCTTGAAAGTTGCAGACCTGacaggacaaagccctgagcaagctGGCCTAAATACAGCTCTGACCTTGCTTTGAccagaaggttggactagatggcctcctgaggtcccttccaaccgaaataATTCTACAACTCTATCCCTTAATAATAGCATCATGTTTCATGCAAGTAATTATAGATCACTCAACCTattccattaaaaataatttagatcCAATACACTTTAAaagatatgcttttttttttttaacattcataTTGGTTAATATTTAATTAAGCAGATCTGGTTCTTTTCCTAACTTCAAGTGTTTGCTTGGGTTACAAACTCTAGAcgtttggtttgttttctaatTTAAACATCAAATGCATACACTCTTCAACTAACATTTCACGATTTTTCTCCCCTTGCACTGTAATTTTACCTCAGTAGATTTATTTCCTTGGAAAAGCTACTCGCCAAAAAGAAATACGACACAGATTTATGTTAAACGAAACAAGTTACAATGCAGACTATTATTATCACAATGGGAGAGGCTGACAGTAATGTATCAGAACTCTGAAATAGTGTATTTTTTCAATGGTCACCAAGGTTGACTAGATCTAATCCTCCTTTTAAGAACAATCTTAGAGCAGACTTACATTTTCAGAACGAGTACGTAAGTTAACGGTCAGACTTACTTTTATGCTTTGGATAAATCACATCAAATCCAGGCAATGGCATCACTACATCGTGGATAGTGTAGTTATCAACATCTCCTTCTTCGATATGAACAGCTGTGGCTACAGGCAGGACCGAAAAATGAAGAGTTACCCGTATGGATACCTGTGACAGTTAACATTTGCTAAATTTAAAACGAACCATTTAAGCAAAACAAGCCTACTTTGAGAAGGATAACTACTGTGTTTTATCTCCACTTAACAGACAGCATTTCCAAGAAAAGAAGTAACGGTCTTCAAGGCTGTCACAGTTACTGGCAGAATCACAACCCGGCCTCCGGTGCCATTTAAAGCCGAATGAAGTAAGGACTGCTAGATGAATAGTCCCCTAACCAGACATCAGGCATACATGAAGGAGAAATACTGTGGATATTCTCACCCCAGGGAAATGCCAGAGCACATCCAAGTAAAGAAAGTTTTAACTGAGTGGAGTCTCCGCTTTACAAGATACTAATGCAAACAAAAGCTTCTGTGGTTAAAACATTCATAACATTCTTCCATAGTTCTCCACAGCTCAACTAGGTTTGAGTTCGTTCTTGAGGACAATCAGTCCTTCATAGTCTCTCTTCCCTATCCAGCTATTTGGAAAAATTAGCAAACCAACAGCTCATGGAAGTGTACACCACATTTCTGATTCCTTGCAAAATCTGACTAAATTTGCCAATGGATTCAGAAATCACTGGACTAAAATgggtgaaggaaaagaaaacgtGTATGCAGCATCACATAAACAGAGATGTGCCTTGTTTTCCTAGGAATTTGAACTACACAGCATCACTGGATTTTTGTTGTCTGATTTTACCTCCTTTAAGCGTGAGATCTCCTGGTACAGCTCTAAGCCCGTATTCTTCTATTCTCTTGCTCACCATATTATTCCACACATAACTCTGGTAGCTATGAATATACATTAAACGATTATTTCTTGGTATCtagaggtaaagaaaaaaaaaagaaacattagaaAGAGGTATTTTTAGTTTTTTCTCTCAATAGCAACGAAAAAGACATATATTGAAATGTCATCTTCTCCAACAACAGAACTAACACAATTTCTTGGTATACAGATTTGGGTTTTGTTCAGTATTTGGGAAAAAAGTATGTGAAGAAATAATGGTTTTATACATTTGAAATCGGGACAAAAAAACCTCTGTGCTTAAATTCAaaagttaaaattttttttttctgttcaacaaCTCAAACACATGGGGCTACACTGAAATCATACTCAACCTCCTGAAATCTCAAGTAAACTTTGGAGATGTGAAATCACAGTGTTATTCTAATTATCTTCTTCATAAACAAGAAGTTATTCCTCCTACAATGGGCCCAATAGTTTGCTGGTGATGAGATTATTTTCTCCAAAGATTTGGTCTTGATTACAGTACTTGAAAATGACAGTGAATCCACCCCCTCTATGCCAAGCTGATGATTAGCACACCATCAGTTTGATTTATACttttaaagcaacagaaaaactctGATACTGAACTTTCACACAATTCCCCGATCTGTATTGTACATGGTTACTCGTGTAACCGTATGGCTTCCAAAGTACCAGAGAGAATGTTGTATAAACTGTGAAGCTTATTATGCATACATTAATTACACATGTCATCAGTTACCATGTGGCAGTACTTCAagcaaaaaagcagcataaaGATATTACTCATCAAGCATCTATAAGTCTATTTCAAATTCATCATGATACCACCAAATGAGCGTTTATTCCAGTAAATACCCCGCAGCACTTTTACACTCACTATGCCAAATGCAGAGATTATGTTCTTCATTCCATACTTTAAGAGTCCGCGTAGAAGCTGTCCTTCCACGCACCTTTTTACAGGTAGTTTCTTGAGGGCTGCTGCTGGATCTTTAGTCTTTGCCCATTCTTCTCTGCATTTTACTAAGTACCCCTTTTCAGCTAGAACaaagatgtaaaataaaattatttcaactaCACGCCAAAAAAGCATCCATCTCACCTTTTGTTAAAACAGTTCAAAAATTAAAGTTTCAGTCACGGTCATTACACAGATTAACAGAagcacagaacagctgaggttaCAAGGCTTCACATGCAGTCTGAGCAGACTCTGTGTGTAAGTATTCAGGTCCCTTTTCACCTCCACTGCAAGAAACTGCGCAGcaagggaagagcagcagagaggcagagacTCTGAAGACTGCTTCTCCACTGCTGAACTGGCTGAAGTTTAGCATGTGTAAAGCTGTCCTCACAAACATCCTTTCAAATTAAAAGAATCAAAATCTAAACGTGTATTTCCCAAACAGACAACTCTTGGAGAAGGAGAGGCAGAAACACTTGATGTGTCATTTTTCAGTCCTTACCTCCTGGTCGTGGTTTTAATATCAAATCCATTACTTCATTCCAATTGTTCTGTAGAATAGCTCTAAGAGTCAAACAGTAAAGTTTATTAAGAACTGACTAGATATATTTTAAGGAGATTTAAAcaattcatcaaaaaaaaaagaagtattaagTGTTTAGATTTATGCAATATTAAAAGTAGTGGTATTATGCAAGATACTTGCTGAAGTAAGTTGAGAAACAAGTTCTTTCTTCAATCTAAAATTAAAACTGGCACATGCAATATGCTAGAAAAACATTCCCCAAAATACATGAGAAGTTATACAgggataatttttttatttttttaaaggggatTAAAACAACACATACCTGCCAATTTGATACGTAGGAACAGCTGTGGTTCCAAATCTTTGCATTCCATAGTAATTAATGAATCCAATTTCCCTGAGAGACTGCATTGCTTGCTCTATCTGGTCATCAGTTCCCGTTATGTttctagcatttaaaaaaaaaaaagttatagacAGATTATTAAAGGCTTACACTCTGTTGTGATCCCCATATTAAAGCTCAATGGCAACATTATACGGAACTTGTCAAATTCAACAGAGTCCTGTCATAGcaggacttttcttttttataacagAAGATGCACTGATATCCCTTAACTATTTATAGAAAAAGATTTCTAACAGAATTGTCTCAATGCATACTAACATATTACCTGAGAACAACAGTGAAATGGTTCCCTTGCAGTTCTCCTAATTTCAGTGGATGGTTCTTGTAACTGAAATTTCCTAATTTGAAGTTCATCAAACATTTATTCAAATGAGCAAGTCTTTGTGCAGTGATtctaaaaagaaacagacaaCAGTGACCAACCTATGCTTAGAAAAATACAGTTCAATAAATATAGAGATGCtggcatttcaaaacaaaaagcagcaaattcaGTTTCCCCAATTTTCTATTGTTGccttttcaaagtattttaatgAAGTATCGAAAAGAACAGATAATTCTTAAGGCTACTTACACAAGAGAAAAGGTATACCATGGCAAAGACTGTTAGTACTTTCTTTTCACATCTATGTTACAGTATGCACTCAAAAAGTAGTATGTTGCAATATTGATGTATTCTGTACCCCACAAGGAGAACTCTGCTTTATTTGAGTAACTACACCATGAATACACTCTAGTTAGCACAGGCATAAAGTAAAGACAGAGTTAAGTAATTAACCACTGTGTAAGCCTAGTGCAGATGAAGGAGTATGAAATCCAATCTGTCACTGATATCTGTCATTTTTGTTCCTAGTACTTTTGGAAGCATACTCTGTTCTTTGCGTTACCAGGATGCTCTTCGACACTTCTGCTAAAATTTATAGCACGTTAGACAAGTGTATCGACTGGCATGGCCAGCGTACTCGGCTCAGAGCAGGCTGGTAAATGCTAATGTCTGCTCTCCTATGCCACCCTTCTCCAAGGCTGCGCAGGGGAGTCGGGCACGGCAGCGCTACTGAACAGACACCACAGATCAGTACGTCCCCCCCAGTCAATGCTTGCGACACACTGAAGGTCTCGGACACAGCATCAAACGTCATCGTGTAAAAAGTAAACGGAACAGCACCCGAGATGGCTACACCACAAGTTTGGTTAATGGTCATCGCTTTGTAAACCTGCCTCGCAGCAATGAGAATCTGGGGCTTCTCAAATTATTAATTCACAACTTAATAATTCCTTTTCCCTGTGCAAACG
The sequence above is drawn from the Opisthocomus hoazin isolate bOpiHoa1 chromosome 8, bOpiHoa1.hap1, whole genome shotgun sequence genome and encodes:
- the PUS7 gene encoding pseudouridylate synthase 7 homolog isoform X1; its protein translation is METVEMNSVALKRPHAEDDGANADEIKRQKISEKSKTGNDSGQSVETVTEQPDRSLLEDTKNEIIPNEESEEQEDEELEDSDEDGDPESFADMMKHGLTESDVGITKFVSSHKGFSGILKERYSDFVVHEIGKDGRVSHLDDFSVPVDDEVNFEDPSEETFAVLSDEDKQRLEELQLLKNKETSVAIEVIEDTKEKRTVIHQAVKSLFPGLETKTEDRDGKKYIIAYHAAGKKALANPRKHSWPKSRGSYCHFVLYKENKDTMDAINVLSKFLRVKPNIFSYMGTKDKRAITVQEIAVLRITAQRLAHLNKCLMNFKLGNFSYKNHPLKLGELQGNHFTVVLRNITGTDDQIEQAMQSLREIGFINYYGMQRFGTTAVPTYQIGRAILQNNWNEVMDLILKPRPGAEKGYLVKCREEWAKTKDPAAALKKLPVKRCVEGQLLRGLLKYGMKNIISAFGIIPRNNRLMYIHSYQSYVWNNMVSKRIEEYGLRAVPGDLTLKGATAVHIEEGDVDNYTIHDVVMPLPGFDVIYPKHKIGEAYKEMLVADNLDINNMRHKIRDYSLSGAYRKIIIRPQNVSWEVVAYDDPRIPLFTTDLDKLEGKPLPVLPTDGKFRALKMEFSLPPSTYATMAIREVLKMDTSIKNQTQLNTTWLR
- the PUS7 gene encoding pseudouridylate synthase 7 homolog isoform X2, which encodes METVEMNSVALKRPHAEDDGANADEIKRQKISEKSKTGNDSGQSVETVTEQPDRSLLEDTKNEIIPNEESEEQEDEELEDSDEDGDPESFADMMKHGLTESDVGITKFVSSHKGFSGILKERYSDFVVHEIGKDGRVSHLDDFSVPVDDEDPSEETFAVLSDEDKQRLEELQLLKNKETSVAIEVIEDTKEKRTVIHQAVKSLFPGLETKTEDRDGKKYIIAYHAAGKKALANPRKHSWPKSRGSYCHFVLYKENKDTMDAINVLSKFLRVKPNIFSYMGTKDKRAITVQEIAVLRITAQRLAHLNKCLMNFKLGNFSYKNHPLKLGELQGNHFTVVLRNITGTDDQIEQAMQSLREIGFINYYGMQRFGTTAVPTYQIGRAILQNNWNEVMDLILKPRPGAEKGYLVKCREEWAKTKDPAAALKKLPVKRCVEGQLLRGLLKYGMKNIISAFGIIPRNNRLMYIHSYQSYVWNNMVSKRIEEYGLRAVPGDLTLKGATAVHIEEGDVDNYTIHDVVMPLPGFDVIYPKHKIGEAYKEMLVADNLDINNMRHKIRDYSLSGAYRKIIIRPQNVSWEVVAYDDPRIPLFTTDLDKLEGKPLPVLPTDGKFRALKMEFSLPPSTYATMAIREVLKMDTSIKNQTQLNTTWLR